The nucleotide window GGCTATATCCGCGTCAGCACTTTAGACCAAAACACTGGCCGCCAGTTGGATGGCATTGCCCTGGACAAGGTGTTTACAGACAAAGCCAGCGGCAAGAGCAGGCAGCGTCCCCAACTGACGGCTTGCCTTGAATATGTGCGGGATGGTGACACTCTGCATGTTCACAGCATTGATCGGCTGGCTCGTAATCTTCAGGATCTACTTACGCTGATCTCTGATTTGACCAGTCGGGCAGTGACGGTGCAATTCCATAAGGAAGGGCTGATTTTTACCGGAGAGGATAGCCCCTTTCAGCGTCTTCAGTTGCAGATCATTGGCAGCGTGGCTGAATTTGAACGGGCAATGATTCGGGAACGCCAACGCGAAGGCATCGCACTGGCCAAGAAGGAAGGAAAATACAAGGGGCGCAAGGCAGCTTTAAGCCCCGCCCAGGTGGAAGAAGCTCGCGTACAGATCAATGCTGGCGCAAAGGTAGCCCAAGTTGCGCGA belongs to Desulfovibrio intestinalis and includes:
- a CDS encoding recombinase family protein, which produces MSKNIGYIRVSTLDQNTGRQLDGIALDKVFTDKASGKSRQRPQLTACLEYVRDGDTLHVHSIDRLARNLQDLLTLISDLTSRAVTVQFHKEGLIFTGEDSPFQRLQLQIIGSVAEFERAMIRERQREGIALAKKEGKYKGRKAALSPAQVEEARVQINAGAKVAQVARELGVSRQTLYSSLER